One window of Dysidea avara chromosome 11, odDysAvar1.4, whole genome shotgun sequence genomic DNA carries:
- the LOC136237828 gene encoding protein NLRC3-like isoform X2, which translates to MTDLLSDKPTSHVSSPSESVCKDELTALSEKFSKRYKSTRFAVSVTDQPYASNLTKKYIHLTFVQCSSRKTQEQLLSTKKEHCTINIKMFSDFEKHLPLANKLNVYSSAGDRATKNIEDLFVLPNSSARPKCVLVEGAPGIGKTELVKEIAYCWAEDKLLTDFKIVFVLRLRDPKVQKINSVKNLIFYFVNKELISASQGTQAVEQLCDSQDDVLFLLDGFDECQNKLQEDSFILRLIDCDILPHSKILITSRPSGSYRLHKVVDSIFEIHGFDKEDQSLFISRSFEGLPEKKGKFQDFLSVNMIIDRYCSIPLYLTIMIFLFKQNCLPKTLTEAIEKIVLYTIHQNLSKMKVIPSKLGKIADLPAEYYEVVCQLSKIALDGVNTNQLVFTLDEIEKTCPTIKIFNNGLGLLQAVEHFPESGAVGHDISVNFIHYSMQEFLAAYHITRLPDEEQHSLMKEPYNDICICVNSGVTSLRGALSLWHNQNTNMWLMYVGLTGGESVAFNKFVQETESLHDGNQIQGDQMKLLLLFRYYTEVNNDKMCRALLDVFDINNTITLGSRDWVNHQIALYPHHMLSLALLLSQTSTNHCKSLKLLNTLIPQDSFNILGNYFERVNRNVDCLYLKKNWLLPPSAIIIAAIIKTNCLKTLAIVDNPIKISKEISDALSCSSIRSLVLSNVDMTSDDVCILLKGLTMSSTIELLDISANTLGRKGAIAIAEFLNTNRTLLSLNISHSKPVFGFPGENVDETAQEHTSHVSLLYALQHSPTLTSLDVSEIMLACFGVSYIDLIIAILGNRKLQSLHFGSSCLCFEIANMIANFISFNSSLVSLDISKNSMYDVGMKIICGALHNVTNVKLLDISENFLSIDSARMIANILRHSTTLICLALGSNKISDEGCQYVADALFVNKTLTSLYIRNNMICDDGAKALAAALTNNTTLLQLDLSFNDIQDDGAMALINAFHASSTLKWLFVAFNPMCDIKTEECLVSYPDVTIDDKYCVFCNGFLSIPVASAQFISHERHFLFIQKECYNEWKQNHLGQISLQDVYNSFIPEDQQDCLKYYIQKQFGKDPSDEDPSDEDPSDEDPSDEDPSDEEDI; encoded by the coding sequence ATGAGTTAACTGCTCTGTCTGAAAAATTTTCTAAACGTTATAAAAGCACAAGATTTGCTGTTAGTGTGACTGATCAGCCATATGCATCGAATCTGACGAAAAAATACATACATTTAACATTTGTGCAGTGTAGCTCAAGGAAAACACAGGAGCAACTTTTGTCAACAAAAAAAGAGCACTGTACAATAAATATAAAAATGTTTTCTGACTTTGAAAAACACCTTCCTTTAGCCAATAAACTTAATGTGTACTCATCTGCTGGTGATAGAGCAACTAAAAACATTGAAGATTTGTTTGTTTTGCCAAATAGCAGTGCTAGACCAAAATGTGTATTGGTTGAAGGTGCCCCAGGTATTGGAAAAACTGAATTGGTTAAGGAAATAGCATATTGCTGGGCAGAAGATAAATTGTtgactgattttaaaattgTTTTTGTGTTGCGTTTACGTGATCCTAAAGTGCAGAAGATCAACTCAGTTAAAAATTTGATTTTCTATTTTGTCAATAAAGAACTGATTAGTGCTTCACAAGGTACACAAGCTGTTGAGCAGCTATGTGATTCACAAGATGATGTATTATTCTTGTTGGATGGTTTTGATGAATGCCAGAACAAGCTACAAGAAGATAGTTTTATTTTGCGACTTATTGACTGTGATATATTACCACATTCAAAAATACTCATCACCTCACGACCAAGTGGATCATACCGTTTACATAAAGTAGTTGATAGCATATTTGAAATCCATGGCTTTGATAAGGAGGATCAGAGTTTGTTTATTTCACGCTCATTTGAAGGATTGCCTGAGAAAAAAGGAAAGTTCCAAGATTTCTTAAGTGTGAATATGATTATAGATAGATATTGCTCTATTCCATTGTATTTAACAATTATGATATTTTTATTCAAACAAAATTGTTTACCGAAAACTTTAACAGAAGCTATTGAGAAAATTGTTTTGTATACTATTCATCAAAATTTGAGTAAAATGAAAGTTATTCCTTCGAAATTAGGAAAAATTGCAGATTTACCTGCAGAATACTACGAAGTTGTTTGTCAGCTTTCTAAAATAGCTTTAGATGGTGTTAATACAAATCAACTAGTTTTCACACTTGATGAAATAGAAAAAACTTGCCCgaccattaaaatttttaataatggattGGGTTTATTACAAGCAGTTGAACATTTTCCTGAATCTGGGGCAGTAGGACATGATATTTCGGTAAATTTCATTCACTACAGCATGCAGGAATTCCTTGCTGCCTACCACATCACTAGATTACCTGATGAGGAGCAACATTCACTGATGAAAGAACCATATAACGATATTTGCATTTGTGTTAACTCTGGTGTGACATCTTTGCGTGGAGCATTATCCTTATGGCATAACCAGAATACCAATATGTGGTTGATGTATGTTGGTTTAACTGGTGGTGAATCTGTAGCATTTAACAAGTTTGTTCAGGAAACTGAATCTCTGCATGATGGAAATCAAATACAAGGGGATCAAATGAAACTACTGTTGTTGTTTCGATACTACACTGAGGTAAATAACGATAAGATGTGTCGAGCTCTACTAGATGTATTTGATATTAATAACACAATCACTCTTGGGAGCAGAGACTGGGTTAACCACCAAATTGCTTTGTATCCTCACCACATGTTATCTTTGGCGCTGCTGTTGTCGCAGACATCGACAAACCATTGCAAAAGCTTAAAACTTTTAAATACTCTTATTCCACAGGATTCTTTTAATATTTTAGGTAATTATTTTGAGAGAGTAAACAGAAATGTTGACTGCTTGTATCTTAAAAAAAATTGGTTATTACCTCCAAGTGCTATAATTATTGCAGCTATTATTAAGACAAACTGTTTGAAAACACTTGCAATAGTTGATAATCCAATCAAAATCAGTAAGGAAATTTCTGATGCATTGTCATGCAGTTCAATCCGTTCTTTAGTGCTTAGCAATGTAGATATGACCAGTGATGATGTTTGCATTCTGTTGAAGGGCCTAACAATGAGTAGTACTATTGAACTTTTAGATATTTCAGCTAATACCTTAGGACGCAAAGGAGCTATAGCTATTGCAGAGTTTTTAAATACAAACAGAACTTTATTGTCACTTAATATATCTCATAGTAAGCCTGTGTTTGGGTTTCCTGGAGAGAATGTGGATGAAACTGCTCAAGAACACACCTCTCATGTTTCACTTCTTTATGCTTTACAACACAGTCCAACTCTTACTTCACTGGACGTTTCAGAAATTATGTTGGCTTGTTTTGGTGTAAGCTATATCGACCTCATAATAGCTATTCTGGGAAACAGGAAGCTTCAATCGTTGCATTTCGGTAGTAGCTGCTTATGCTTTGAAATTGCTAACATGATAGCAAATTTTATCAGTTTCAACAGCTCACTTGTGTCATTGGATATTTCAAAAAATTCCATGTATGATGTTGGGATGAAAATAATCTGTGGAGCACTGCACAATGTTACAAACGTTAAATTACTTGACATTTCTGAGAATTTCCTCAGCATTGACTCTGCTAGAATGATTGCAAACATATTACGACATAGCACTACTCTCATATGTTTAGCATTAGGATCTAACAAAATCAGTGATGAGGGATGTCAGTATGTAGCTGATGCACTATTTGTGAACAAGACACTCACCTCACTTTACATACGAAACAACATGATATGTGATGATGGTGCTAAAGCCTTAGCGGCTGCACTTACAAATAACACAACTTTGCTACAGTTGGATTTATCATTTAATGACATTCAAGATGATGGTGCAATGGCTTTGATTAATGCTTTCCATGCCAGTAGTACTCTGAAGTGGTTGTTTGTTGCATTCAATCCAATGTGTGATATAAAAACTGAGGAATGCTTAGTGTCATACCCCGATGTTACTATTGATGATAAGTACTGTGTGTTTTGTAATGGTTTTCTTTCAATCCCTGTAGCATCTGCTCAGTTCATATCACATGAACGACATTTTCTTTTTATACAGAAGGAATGTTACAATGAATGGAAACAAAATCATCTTGGTCAAATTTCTCTTCAAGATGTTTATAATTCGTTTATTCCGGAGGATCAACAAGACTGTCTAAAGTACTACATTCAAAAGCAATTTGGGAAAGATCCTTCAGATGAAGATCCTTCAGATGAAGATCCTTCAGATGAAGATCCTTCAGATGAAGATCCTTCAGATGAAGAGGACATCTAG
- the LOC136237828 gene encoding protein NLRC3-like isoform X1, with protein MTDLLSDKPTSRALSRPAMKDLNRHVVQEVATKWYELGLELLDTKHENSLEIIEKDNRSSVECCCRKMLIKWLETSGTKATWDQLINALKVIRMDNTASKVESLLLQGHVSSPSESVCKDELTALSEKFSKRYKSTRFAVSVTDQPYASNLTKKYIHLTFVQCSSRKTQEQLLSTKKEHCTINIKMFSDFEKHLPLANKLNVYSSAGDRATKNIEDLFVLPNSSARPKCVLVEGAPGIGKTELVKEIAYCWAEDKLLTDFKIVFVLRLRDPKVQKINSVKNLIFYFVNKELISASQGTQAVEQLCDSQDDVLFLLDGFDECQNKLQEDSFILRLIDCDILPHSKILITSRPSGSYRLHKVVDSIFEIHGFDKEDQSLFISRSFEGLPEKKGKFQDFLSVNMIIDRYCSIPLYLTIMIFLFKQNCLPKTLTEAIEKIVLYTIHQNLSKMKVIPSKLGKIADLPAEYYEVVCQLSKIALDGVNTNQLVFTLDEIEKTCPTIKIFNNGLGLLQAVEHFPESGAVGHDISVNFIHYSMQEFLAAYHITRLPDEEQHSLMKEPYNDICICVNSGVTSLRGALSLWHNQNTNMWLMYVGLTGGESVAFNKFVQETESLHDGNQIQGDQMKLLLLFRYYTEVNNDKMCRALLDVFDINNTITLGSRDWVNHQIALYPHHMLSLALLLSQTSTNHCKSLKLLNTLIPQDSFNILGNYFERVNRNVDCLYLKKNWLLPPSAIIIAAIIKTNCLKTLAIVDNPIKISKEISDALSCSSIRSLVLSNVDMTSDDVCILLKGLTMSSTIELLDISANTLGRKGAIAIAEFLNTNRTLLSLNISHSKPVFGFPGENVDETAQEHTSHVSLLYALQHSPTLTSLDVSEIMLACFGVSYIDLIIAILGNRKLQSLHFGSSCLCFEIANMIANFISFNSSLVSLDISKNSMYDVGMKIICGALHNVTNVKLLDISENFLSIDSARMIANILRHSTTLICLALGSNKISDEGCQYVADALFVNKTLTSLYIRNNMICDDGAKALAAALTNNTTLLQLDLSFNDIQDDGAMALINAFHASSTLKWLFVAFNPMCDIKTEECLVSYPDVTIDDKYCVFCNGFLSIPVASAQFISHERHFLFIQKECYNEWKQNHLGQISLQDVYNSFIPEDQQDCLKYYIQKQFGKDPSDEDPSDEDPSDEDPSDEDPSDEEDI; from the coding sequence ATGAGTTAACTGCTCTGTCTGAAAAATTTTCTAAACGTTATAAAAGCACAAGATTTGCTGTTAGTGTGACTGATCAGCCATATGCATCGAATCTGACGAAAAAATACATACATTTAACATTTGTGCAGTGTAGCTCAAGGAAAACACAGGAGCAACTTTTGTCAACAAAAAAAGAGCACTGTACAATAAATATAAAAATGTTTTCTGACTTTGAAAAACACCTTCCTTTAGCCAATAAACTTAATGTGTACTCATCTGCTGGTGATAGAGCAACTAAAAACATTGAAGATTTGTTTGTTTTGCCAAATAGCAGTGCTAGACCAAAATGTGTATTGGTTGAAGGTGCCCCAGGTATTGGAAAAACTGAATTGGTTAAGGAAATAGCATATTGCTGGGCAGAAGATAAATTGTtgactgattttaaaattgTTTTTGTGTTGCGTTTACGTGATCCTAAAGTGCAGAAGATCAACTCAGTTAAAAATTTGATTTTCTATTTTGTCAATAAAGAACTGATTAGTGCTTCACAAGGTACACAAGCTGTTGAGCAGCTATGTGATTCACAAGATGATGTATTATTCTTGTTGGATGGTTTTGATGAATGCCAGAACAAGCTACAAGAAGATAGTTTTATTTTGCGACTTATTGACTGTGATATATTACCACATTCAAAAATACTCATCACCTCACGACCAAGTGGATCATACCGTTTACATAAAGTAGTTGATAGCATATTTGAAATCCATGGCTTTGATAAGGAGGATCAGAGTTTGTTTATTTCACGCTCATTTGAAGGATTGCCTGAGAAAAAAGGAAAGTTCCAAGATTTCTTAAGTGTGAATATGATTATAGATAGATATTGCTCTATTCCATTGTATTTAACAATTATGATATTTTTATTCAAACAAAATTGTTTACCGAAAACTTTAACAGAAGCTATTGAGAAAATTGTTTTGTATACTATTCATCAAAATTTGAGTAAAATGAAAGTTATTCCTTCGAAATTAGGAAAAATTGCAGATTTACCTGCAGAATACTACGAAGTTGTTTGTCAGCTTTCTAAAATAGCTTTAGATGGTGTTAATACAAATCAACTAGTTTTCACACTTGATGAAATAGAAAAAACTTGCCCgaccattaaaatttttaataatggattGGGTTTATTACAAGCAGTTGAACATTTTCCTGAATCTGGGGCAGTAGGACATGATATTTCGGTAAATTTCATTCACTACAGCATGCAGGAATTCCTTGCTGCCTACCACATCACTAGATTACCTGATGAGGAGCAACATTCACTGATGAAAGAACCATATAACGATATTTGCATTTGTGTTAACTCTGGTGTGACATCTTTGCGTGGAGCATTATCCTTATGGCATAACCAGAATACCAATATGTGGTTGATGTATGTTGGTTTAACTGGTGGTGAATCTGTAGCATTTAACAAGTTTGTTCAGGAAACTGAATCTCTGCATGATGGAAATCAAATACAAGGGGATCAAATGAAACTACTGTTGTTGTTTCGATACTACACTGAGGTAAATAACGATAAGATGTGTCGAGCTCTACTAGATGTATTTGATATTAATAACACAATCACTCTTGGGAGCAGAGACTGGGTTAACCACCAAATTGCTTTGTATCCTCACCACATGTTATCTTTGGCGCTGCTGTTGTCGCAGACATCGACAAACCATTGCAAAAGCTTAAAACTTTTAAATACTCTTATTCCACAGGATTCTTTTAATATTTTAGGTAATTATTTTGAGAGAGTAAACAGAAATGTTGACTGCTTGTATCTTAAAAAAAATTGGTTATTACCTCCAAGTGCTATAATTATTGCAGCTATTATTAAGACAAACTGTTTGAAAACACTTGCAATAGTTGATAATCCAATCAAAATCAGTAAGGAAATTTCTGATGCATTGTCATGCAGTTCAATCCGTTCTTTAGTGCTTAGCAATGTAGATATGACCAGTGATGATGTTTGCATTCTGTTGAAGGGCCTAACAATGAGTAGTACTATTGAACTTTTAGATATTTCAGCTAATACCTTAGGACGCAAAGGAGCTATAGCTATTGCAGAGTTTTTAAATACAAACAGAACTTTATTGTCACTTAATATATCTCATAGTAAGCCTGTGTTTGGGTTTCCTGGAGAGAATGTGGATGAAACTGCTCAAGAACACACCTCTCATGTTTCACTTCTTTATGCTTTACAACACAGTCCAACTCTTACTTCACTGGACGTTTCAGAAATTATGTTGGCTTGTTTTGGTGTAAGCTATATCGACCTCATAATAGCTATTCTGGGAAACAGGAAGCTTCAATCGTTGCATTTCGGTAGTAGCTGCTTATGCTTTGAAATTGCTAACATGATAGCAAATTTTATCAGTTTCAACAGCTCACTTGTGTCATTGGATATTTCAAAAAATTCCATGTATGATGTTGGGATGAAAATAATCTGTGGAGCACTGCACAATGTTACAAACGTTAAATTACTTGACATTTCTGAGAATTTCCTCAGCATTGACTCTGCTAGAATGATTGCAAACATATTACGACATAGCACTACTCTCATATGTTTAGCATTAGGATCTAACAAAATCAGTGATGAGGGATGTCAGTATGTAGCTGATGCACTATTTGTGAACAAGACACTCACCTCACTTTACATACGAAACAACATGATATGTGATGATGGTGCTAAAGCCTTAGCGGCTGCACTTACAAATAACACAACTTTGCTACAGTTGGATTTATCATTTAATGACATTCAAGATGATGGTGCAATGGCTTTGATTAATGCTTTCCATGCCAGTAGTACTCTGAAGTGGTTGTTTGTTGCATTCAATCCAATGTGTGATATAAAAACTGAGGAATGCTTAGTGTCATACCCCGATGTTACTATTGATGATAAGTACTGTGTGTTTTGTAATGGTTTTCTTTCAATCCCTGTAGCATCTGCTCAGTTCATATCACATGAACGACATTTTCTTTTTATACAGAAGGAATGTTACAATGAATGGAAACAAAATCATCTTGGTCAAATTTCTCTTCAAGATGTTTATAATTCGTTTATTCCGGAGGATCAACAAGACTGTCTAAAGTACTACATTCAAAAGCAATTTGGGAAAGATCCTTCAGATGAAGATCCTTCAGATGAAGATCCTTCAGATGAAGATCCTTCAGATGAAGATCCTTCAGATGAAGAGGACATCTAG